Proteins found in one Rhodovulum sp. MB263 genomic segment:
- a CDS encoding M20/M25/M40 family metallo-hydrolase yields the protein MSLDPVLARIDADLPQALDRLMALLRIPSISTDPAHAEACREAADWMVRDLASIGFEARTCPTPKHPMVVGKGGDTGPSLLFYGHYDVQPVDPLSLWARDPFDPAIEETPKGKVIRARGAGDDKGQLMTFVEACRAWKAVHGSLPARITMFLEGEEESGSPSMVPFLRENAEMLKADLALICDTGMLGDATPAIVTMLRGLVGEEITITGPDKDLHSGMYGGPAINPIRVLSRIIAALHDETGRVTVPGFYEGVPEMPEEILAQWQATGFDPAQFLGEVGLSVPAGEEGRSVLEMLWSRPTCEINGISGGYEGAGFKTVLPSKASAKISFRLVGSQDPVRIRESFREMVRGLLPPDCSVEFAPHGASPASQMSISDPAFEKARQALSDEWPHPAAFVGSGGSIPVAGYFRTLLDMDSMLIGFGKDDDAIHSPNEKYDLESFHKGIRSWARILAALSA from the coding sequence ATGAGTCTCGACCCCGTTCTCGCCCGCATCGACGCCGACCTGCCGCAGGCGCTCGACCGTCTGATGGCGCTGCTACGCATCCCCTCGATCTCGACCGACCCGGCGCATGCCGAGGCCTGCCGCGAGGCCGCCGACTGGATGGTGCGCGACCTCGCCTCGATCGGCTTCGAGGCCCGCACCTGCCCGACCCCGAAGCACCCGATGGTCGTCGGCAAGGGCGGCGACACCGGCCCCAGCCTGCTGTTCTACGGTCATTACGACGTGCAGCCGGTCGATCCGCTGTCGCTCTGGGCACGCGATCCGTTCGATCCGGCGATCGAGGAGACGCCGAAGGGCAAGGTGATCCGCGCCCGCGGCGCGGGCGATGACAAGGGCCAGCTGATGACCTTCGTCGAGGCCTGCCGCGCCTGGAAGGCGGTGCATGGCAGCCTGCCCGCCCGGATCACGATGTTCCTCGAAGGCGAAGAGGAATCGGGCTCGCCCTCGATGGTGCCCTTCCTCAGGGAGAATGCCGAGATGCTGAAGGCCGATCTCGCGCTGATATGCGATACCGGCATGCTGGGCGATGCGACGCCCGCCATCGTTACCATGCTGCGCGGACTCGTCGGCGAGGAGATCACCATCACCGGCCCCGACAAGGACCTGCATTCGGGCATGTATGGCGGCCCGGCGATCAACCCGATCCGGGTGCTGTCCCGGATCATTGCCGCGCTGCATGACGAGACCGGGCGGGTGACGGTGCCCGGCTTCTACGAGGGCGTGCCCGAGATGCCCGAGGAGATCCTGGCACAATGGCAGGCGACCGGTTTCGATCCGGCGCAGTTCCTGGGCGAGGTCGGGCTGTCGGTGCCTGCGGGCGAAGAAGGCCGCTCGGTGCTCGAGATGCTCTGGTCGCGCCCGACCTGCGAGATCAACGGCATCTCCGGCGGCTATGAGGGCGCGGGCTTCAAGACCGTGCTGCCCTCGAAGGCCTCGGCCAAGATCAGCTTCCGCCTCGTCGGCAGCCAGGACCCGGTCCGGATCCGCGAATCGTTCCGCGAGATGGTGCGCGGCCTGCTGCCGCCCGACTGCTCGGTCGAATTCGCGCCGCATGGCGCCTCGCCCGCCTCGCAGATGTCGATCAGCGACCCGGCCTTCGAGAAGGCGCGCCAGGCCCTCTCGGACGAATGGCCTCATCCCGCCGCCTTCGTCGGCTCGGGCGGCTCGATCCCGGTGGCGGGCTATTTCCGGACGCTGCTCGACATGGACTCGATGCTGATCGGCTTCGGCAAGGACGATGACGCGATCCACTCGCCGAACGAGAAATACGACCTCGAGAGCTTCCACAAGGGCATCCGCAGCTGGGCCCGCATCCTCGCGGCCCTGTCTGCCTGA
- a CDS encoding 5-aminolevulic acid synthase, translated as MLRSNGLAKSNANRKMRVATGARPGPALPLGEGPGPVLGAALGPALGLVLGLGAAAAVSAAPVDGKGARKLLFKPEGAEVVVVDLPFLSENDRKTLAVVGAQQPYYGAIAVAPTEGLRSKATLAAANYHDVDAARVAALRGCDAARKPRGEPCVIAAEIRPKGWEPRGLQLSADATEGLGREYGRRGGPRAMAISPSTGRWAVSKGQGAASDALSACAEQSGATDCRIAVEDR; from the coding sequence ATGCTGCGGAGCAACGGGCTCGCGAAGTCGAATGCCAATCGGAAGATGCGGGTCGCGACAGGGGCGCGTCCGGGGCCTGCGCTGCCGCTCGGGGAGGGGCCGGGCCCGGTACTGGGGGCCGCACTGGGGCCCGCACTGGGGCTGGTACTGGGGCTGGGGGCTGCGGCGGCGGTCTCGGCCGCGCCGGTCGATGGCAAGGGCGCGCGCAAGCTTCTGTTCAAGCCCGAGGGGGCCGAAGTCGTGGTGGTCGATCTGCCCTTCCTGTCGGAGAATGACCGCAAGACCCTCGCCGTCGTCGGGGCACAGCAGCCCTATTACGGTGCCATCGCGGTCGCGCCGACCGAGGGCCTGCGGTCCAAAGCCACCCTGGCGGCGGCCAATTACCACGATGTAGACGCGGCTCGTGTCGCCGCGCTCAGGGGCTGTGACGCGGCGCGCAAGCCCCGGGGAGAGCCCTGCGTGATCGCCGCCGAGATCCGGCCGAAGGGCTGGGAACCGCGCGGATTGCAGCTGTCGGCGGATGCCACCGAAGGGCTGGGCCGCGAATACGGACGCCGCGGCGGTCCGCGCGCGATGGCGATCTCGCCATCGACGGGGCGCTGGGCGGTGAGCAAGGGGCAGGGGGCTGCGTCCGACGCGCTGTCGGCCTGTGCCGAGCAATCCGGCGCCACGGATTGCCGGATCGCGGTCGAGGACCGCTGA